The Daphnia pulex isolate KAP4 chromosome 3, ASM2113471v1 genome includes a region encoding these proteins:
- the LOC124190981 gene encoding serine/threonine-protein kinase pelle-like isoform X1, producing the protein MATTGGSRIVLVRNLSFRAAAFSCKVLKMASASPKPKYIYELPYIPQRDLANILDDNNQWKELGDFMQYNVTRLNEFGRNTQSPTMAMFSDWGQKNHTIVELFVLLSKMQHYRALEILMPYVDERYHVLVRNGELNLSKLLKTELGAAATPGNYSELSTATLRSPSGAKGSVDSCNFNSPPCERAFPSKLAPFELGQNNPSVSKPISINQSDVTRSENIQASWNTPSPAQPPNPSPQHGPINGILPRRDSESSAFSEASSASAMSNIPPIDEQELSIATNNWNTVSILGKGGFGTVYKGTWKNTQVAIKRMENKGLAGANLIPMQQSMGELRILNAVRHDNILPLYGYSLGGNFPCLVYQFMPNGSLEDRLLCRQGTYPLNWEQRFNIARGTARGLQFLHTMGDKPLIHGDIKSANILLDKNFEPKIGDFGLAREGPQTQYTHIKVSRVLGTRPYLPDEYLRGKKISTKVDTYSFGIVLFELGTGLRAYDSHREHPYLRDQIENSGQTDLRDVKAGQVCVALYQPLMHLGWLCASTKAKDRPEMVKVLQDLDQLASGMEFYAGHSTPRPQLPVPPPTVMSPMRVPSPRLPARDKVVDVFTPTSREKEIQFFPPSPRDKVVPVLLPTPVRHVEPSVEYFAPTPMIPAPLLEVPSVLPAPLSVMNEPDIIPAFDQLAVSTGVCSIASGEMPNFNSLLNVESTSQTVDDHQNNNSSSDDSSESSSSETSGEIETNVRHSSNTTAQKKIFFFGPN; encoded by the exons ATGGCAACTACAGGTGGCTCTCGTATTGTTTTGGTGAGAAATTTATCGTTTCGTGCTGCTGCGTTTTCGTGTA AAGTGCTGAAAATGGCCTCGGCCTCTCCAAAACCCAAATATATTTACGAATTGCCTTACATACCCCAACGTGATCTGGCTAACATTCTGGATGACAACAATCAATGGAAAGAACTTG GTGATTTCATGCAGTACAATGTTACAAGATTGAATGAGTTTGGCAGAAATACCCAATCACCCACAATGGCAATGTTTTCAGACTGGGGTCAGAAAAATCATACCATTGTCGAGCTTTTTGTCTTGCTCTCCAAAATGCAGCACTACAGGGCTCTTGAAATATTGATGCCATATG TCGATGAAAGATACCATGTCCTAGTAAGAAATGGAGAATTGAATCTGTCAAAATTACTGAAAACAGAACTTGGTGCTGCGGCAACTCCTGGAAACTACAGTGAATTGAGCACAGCCACACTAAGG AGTCCCAGTGGAGCAAAAGGATCTGTTGATTCATGTAATTTTAATTCTCCACCTTGTGAAAGAGCTTTCCCTTCAAAGCTAGCACCATTTGAATTGGGTCAAAACAATCCAAGTGTTAGTAAACCAATATCCATCAATCAAAGTGATGTGACTAGAAGTGAAAACATTCAAGCTTCGTGGAACACTCCTTCACCCGCACAACCCCCAAATCCATCACCCCAACACGGTCCTATTAACGGAATCCTTCCTAGAAGAGATTCAGAAAGCTCGG CATTTAGCGAAGCTTCATCTGCATCAGCCATGTCAAACATTCCGCCCATCGACGAGCAAGAATTGTCGATTGCAACCAACAATTGGAACACGGTTTCTATTCTTGGAAAAGGGGGTTTCGGTACAGTGTACAAGGGAACGTGGAAAAACACTCAAGTGGCCATCAAACGCATGGAgaat AAAGGCTTGGCCGGTGCCAACCTCATACCTATGCAGCAGTCGATGGGAGAACTTCGTATCTTGAATGCCGTCCGACACGATAACATCTTACCTTTGTACGGCTATTCACTGGGTGGCAATTTTCCCTGTTTGGTTTATCAATTTATGCCAAACGGATCGCTGGAAGATCGCCTTTTATGTCGGCAAGGGACCTATCCATTGAATTGGGAACAGCGCTTCAACATTGCCCGGGGGACAGCTCGTGGGCTTCAGTTCCTTCACACCATGGGAGACAAGCCATTAATTCATGGCGATATAAAAAGTGCCAATATTCTGTTAGACAAGAATTTCGAACCAAAGATTGGTGATTTCGGTTTAGCTAGGGAAGGCCCTCAAACTCAGTATACACACATTAAA GTCAGTCGTGTACTGGGAACGCGTCCCTATTTACCCGATGAATATTTGCGAGGCAAAAAGATTTCGACAAAGGTTGACACTTACAG CTTTGGGATAGTCTTGTTCGAGCTTGGCACTGGACTACGTGCGTACGACAGTCATAGAGAGCACCCTTATCTGCGAGACCAAATAGAGAACAGCGGGCAAACAGATTTGCGCGATGTGAAAGCCGGTCAAGTTTGCGTTGCGCTATACCAACCGCTCATGCATTTGGGTTGGTTGTGTGCTTCCACAAAAGCCAAAGACCGGCCTGAAATGGTCAAG GTTCTTCAAGATTTAGATCAATTGGCTTCTGGGATGGAGTTTTACGCTGGACACAGCACCCCACGACCTCAACTACCTGTTCCGCCCCCCACTGTTATGTCACCAATGCGTGTGCCTAGTCCTAGATTGCCAGCAAGAGATAAAGTGGTAGATGTCTTTACTCCAAcctcgagagagaaagagatacaGTTCTTTCCTCCGTCACCGAGAGATAAAGTGGTCCCTGTTTTACTCCCAACTCCTGTAAGACATGTGGAACCTTCAGTAGAATATTTTGCACCCACTCCAATGATTCCAGCGCCTCTATTAGAAGTTCCTTCCGTCCTTCCAGCGCCTCTCTCAGTGATGAACGAGCCTGATATCATCCCAGCGTTTGATCAACTGGCTGTATCAACGGGGGTTTGCAGTATCGCATCAGGAGAAATGCCCAACTTCAATTCGTTACTGAACGTGGAATCAACTTCTCAGACAGTGGACGATCATCAGAATAATAATAGTAGTTCCGATGATAGCTCGGAGTCGAGCAGTTCTGAAACCAGTGGCGAGATAGAGACCAATGTTCGTCACAGTAGTAATACGACTgctcaaaaaaagattttcttctttggtccTAATTAA
- the LOC124190979 gene encoding DNA repair endonuclease XPF-like: protein MLDFENQMFLDILNEDGLVIAAKGIGLESVFINLLKVYSDAGNLVIVLGTTPKEEEFFTGELDSMGVKPLPKLLTSEFSVNDRQSVYMEGGVIFSSSRILVVDMLMDRMPIDLVTGMLVYKAHRIIETSQEAFILRLYRQKNKKGFIKAFSSSPISFTRGFSQVTRVMKSLYVRNLFLWPRFHATIQSTLKENQPDVVELRLPLTPYMVTMQTAILDLIHFSVKELRRINPSLDLDEMTVENALSKCFKKIIKFQLEPVWHQLSGKTKQLLEDLGILRNLLLTLTQYDCVTFNVVVKSLKTTEKALKSAGWMLLDAAENLFITTKARVYGKSLEEDAKPELEENPKWIALAEVLKEIRLEIAVQGEQFPSIKTLIVAEDDRTCDQLRQILESGSKEFLEKIFKKSNSPKNYYEKYDLHNTNENDNESTEHVNETVIVQPLKGGADPYGLHRTLYKLCPRFVIMYDCDVSFIRQVEVYQATHKEHTVRVYFMFYDASAEEQSYLTSLRKEKEAFEMLIREKATMVIPEDREGRTDDHPDFVRDPRKASEMALVPLDTRQMTRKDVRQVVVVDMREFRSELPSLLHRRGIDILPITIEVGDYILTPDICVERKSLSDLIGSLNNGRLYNQSQEMCRHYAKPMLLIEFDHDKPFALQGKYYLSNDDSSLTDVTSRLQLLTLHFPKLRIVWSPGPYATAEIFEELKKGREQPDPAKAASISSDYYTEKNADKYNPAIHDFMMKLPGINTKNIRRVLNKVEDLGQLISLSLEELHELLENGVNAKELWDALHSSQHLAVLEAEPTGKNKGKKGKSWRGRQRKY, encoded by the exons ATGCTTGactttgaaaatcaaatgtttctggacattttaaatgaagatgGGCTAGTGATAGCTGCAAAAGGGATAGGTCTAGAAAGTGTTTTCATCAATTTGTTAAAAGTGTACAGTGATGCTGGAAATTTAGTGATAGTGCTGGGTACTACACCAAAAGAGGAAGAATTTTTCACTGGAGAATTGGATTCAATGGGCGTCAAACCTTTACCCAAGCTCCTTACATCGGAGTTCAGTGTTAATGATAG GCAGTCTGTTTACATGGAAGGCGGAGTTATATTTAGCTCCTCCAGAATTTTGGTTGTAGATATGCTGATGGATCGTATGCCCATTGATTTGGTTACTGGAATGCTTGTTTATAAAGCTCATCGTATTATTGAAACCTCACAGGAAGCATTTATTCTTCGACTTTaccgacaaaaaaataaa AAAGGTTTCATCAAAGCTTTTTCAAGCTCTCCAATCAGTTTTACCCGAGGGTTCAGTCAAGTTACTCGTGTAATGAAATCGTTATATGTGCGCAATCTGTTTCTCTGGCCTCGTTTTCACGCCACCATACAGTCgactttaaaagaaaatcag CCAGACGTTGTTGAATTACGCCTACCCTTAACTCCGTACATGGTGACGATGCAAACCGCAATTTTGGACCTTATACATTTTAGCGTTAAGGAGTTGAGACGTATTAATCCATCG ttGGATCTGGATGAGATGACAGTTGAAAATGCCTTATCCaagtgctttaaaaaaattatcaagttTCAGCTGGAACCAGTGTGGCATCAG CTTAGTGGGAAAACGAAACAGCTTCTCGAAGACTTGGGCATTCTACGAAATCTTCTGCTAACTTTGACGCAATACGACTGCGTGACTTTCAACGTAGTTGTCAAATCCCTCAAGACTACGGAAAAGGCTTTGAAAAGCGCCGGTTggatgctgctggatgctgcgGAAAATCTGTTCATTACCACTAAAGCCCGAGTTTACGGAAAATCGCTGGAAGAAGatg CCAAGCCCGAACTGgaagaaaacccaaaatggATAGCCCTAGCAGAGGTGTTGAAAGAGATCCGTTTAGAAATCGCTGTCCAAGGTGAACAATTTCCGTCCATCAAAACATTAATCGTAGCGGAGGACGATAGAACTTGCGATCAACTCCGACAAATTCTTGAATCTGGCTCAAAAGAATTTCTAGAGAAAatcttcaaaaaatcaaattcgcCCAAGAATTATTATGAAAAATACGA CCTGCACAATACCAACGAGAATGATAATGAATCAACTGAGCATGTTAACGAAACCGTCATCGTTCAACCACTTAAAGGTGGGGCGGATCCTTACGGCCTCCACCGAACATTATACAAGTTATGTCCACGGTTCGTGATCATGTACGACTGTGATGTATCATTTATTCGCCAG GTTGAAGTTTATCAAGCCACTCATAAAGAACATACCGTCCGCGTCTATTTTATGTTCTACGACGCATCCGCCGAGGAACAATCCTACTTGACTAGTTTGAGGAAAGAGAAGGAAGCCTTTGAAATGCTCATTCGCGAGAAAGCG ACGATGGTGATTCCAGAGGATCGTGAAGGCCGCACCGATGACCATCCTGATTTCGTGAGAGATCCACGCAAGGCCTCTGAGATGGCGTTGGTTCCACTCGACACTCGTCAAATGACTCGCAAAGATGTCCGTCAAGTGGTGGTCGTTGATATGAGAGAATTCCGCAGTGAATTGCCTTCGCTCCTTCACCGAAGAGGCATTGATATTTTACCGATAACTATCGAA GTTGGCGACTACATCCTCACGCCGGATATTTGCGTTGAGCGGAAGAGTTTGAGCGATTTGATTGGCTCATTGAATAACGGTCGCCTTTACAATCAGTCGCAAGAGATGTGTCGTCATTATGCTAAACCTATGCtgttgattgaatttgatcACGACAAACCGTTCGCCTTACAG GGAAAATATTACTTGTCCAATGATGATTCTTCGTTGACCGATGTTACCTCGCGTTTGCAATTGCTAACGTTGCACTTTCCTAAATTGCGTATCGTTTGGTCACCTGGCCCCTACGCAACTGCTGAAATTTTTGAAGAGTTGAAG AAAGGACGAGAACAACCAGATCCTGCCAAAGCGGCATCCATTAGCTCGGATTATTACACAGAGAAGAATGCGGATAAATACAATCCAGCCATCCAC GATTTCATGATGAAATTACCTGGCATCAATACCAAAAACATCCGAAGAGTTTTGAATAAGGTGGAGGACTTGGGTCAGCTGATTTCTTTATCTCTG GAGGAGTTGCATGAACTGTTGGAAAACGGTGTTAATGCAAAAGAACTTTGGGATGCTTTACATTCTTCCCAGCATTTGGCAGTTCTGGAGGCGGAACCAACGGGCAAAAACAAAGGCAAAAAGGGTAAAAGTTGGAGGGGcagacaaagaaaatattga
- the LOC124190985 gene encoding leukocyte elastase inhibitor-like, with the protein MEMSMYLLFCGILLLPVSQQLSNEQIINRQPDIITFNQRSAPVIVPFTFPSQSTGSSFNLPPVPLPPFPQPPPQNQQQFNQLHFAPAIPLPAAINPDELVGTRGSTPKNHSTSQQIQQQNHHNNGFSIPTAMLSLALDMGRCKGNAENDCATNTVFSPLSIASTLTMLLMGSSGNSYIQLRSALGYHNDANDVDINGAYKFLMERVKRMDVEAGSSILLSIANGLFSQKQSRFTDDYINKAKEYYQSEVSELDIIRNPYGSANVINRWVSDKTKGKITNILSSLPPDTQLVIANAVYFNANWADPFTPEVTRREDFHVSSSEILTPLTMHTHSMVAYIENEELGCKMIGMPYKGEELGMFILLPTEKQGLASLSRLEDKLTVEKLEHMFSRMEAKTVAISLPKFRIQQKLQLKNVLRGLGVTDLFSPSSADLSRMTSKTGVALDSIIHQTFIEVTESGTEAAAATVLNLSRDGPSKTFAANQPFLFIIRDIPSKAVLFFGRVVRPGDATRT; encoded by the exons ATGGAGATGTCAATGTATCTCCTATTCTGTGGAATTTTGCTCCTGCCCGTCAGTCAGCAACTGAGCAACGAGCAAATAATTAACCGACAACCAGATATTATTACGTTCAATCAGAGATCAGCACCTGTCATCGTACCTTTCACATTTCCCAGTCAATCAACTGGCTCGTCTTTTAATTTACCACCCGTGCCGTTACCACCATTcccacaaccaccaccacaaaatcaacaacagtTTAATCAATTACATTTCGCTCCCGCGATTCCGTTGCCGGCAGCGATCAACCCTGACGAACTGGTAGGAACCAGAGGATCCACACCGAAGAATCACAGCACCAGTCAACAGATCCAACAGCAGAACCATCACAATAATGGCTTCAGCATTCCGACGGCTATGCTTTCACTAGCTCTCGACATGGGCAGATGCAAAGGCAACGCAGAAAATGATTGCGCCACCAACACTGTTTTCTCACCGCTCAGCATCGCCTCCACCCTTACCATGCTACTTATGG GTTCGAGTGGTAACAGCTACATCCAACTTCGGTCGGCGCTTGGCTATCATAATGATGCCAACGATGTCGACATCAATGGAGCCTATAAATTCCTGATGGAGCGGGTCAAACGAATGGATGTCGAGGCTGGATCCTCCATCTTGTTGAGTATTGCCAACGGTCTCTTCAGTCAGAAACAATCACGATTCACCGACGACTATATCAATAAA gcCAAGGAATATTACCAAAGTGAAGTGAGCGAATTGGACATCATCCGCAATCCTTACGGTTCCGCCAATGTCATCAACCGTTGGGTATCGGACAAGACGAAAGGCAAAATCACCAACATTTTGTCCAGCTTGCCGCCAGACACGCAACTGGTCATTGCCAATGCCGTCTATTTCAATGCCAACTGGGCCGATCCTTTCACTCCGGAGGTGACTCGCAGAGAAGATTTCCACGTCTCCTCATCAGAGATCCTGACCCCGTTGACTATGCACACTCACTCTATGGTGGCCTATATTGAAAACGAAGAACTCGGATGCAAGATGATCGGCATGCCCTACAAG GGAGAAGAACTTGGTATGTTCATCCTGCTACCTACAGAAAAACAAGGATTGGCTTCTTTGAGTCGATTGGAAGATAAGTTAACGGTCGAGAAACTAGAACACATGTTTTCCCGCATGGAAGCTAAAACAGTGGCAATCAGTTTACCCAAGTTCCGTATCCAACAGAAACTCCAACTCAag AACGTACTGAGAGGGCTGGGGGTGACGGATCTGTTTTCGCCCAGCTCGGCCGATTTGAGTCGCATGACGAGTAAGACCGGAGTGGCGCTGGATAGCATTATCCATCAGACGTTCATCGAAGTGACCGAGAGCGGAACAGAAGCCGCTGCGGCGACCGTACTGAATTTAAGTCGAGACGGTCCGTCCAAGACATTCGCCGCCAACCAACCGTTCCTGTTCATCATTCGCGATATTCCTTCCAAGGCAGTTCTCTTTTTCGGTCGCGTCGTTCGGCCCGGCGATGCAACCCgcacataa
- the LOC124190981 gene encoding serine/threonine-protein kinase pelle-like isoform X2 — protein MASASPKPKYIYELPYIPQRDLANILDDNNQWKELGDFMQYNVTRLNEFGRNTQSPTMAMFSDWGQKNHTIVELFVLLSKMQHYRALEILMPYVDERYHVLVRNGELNLSKLLKTELGAAATPGNYSELSTATLRSPSGAKGSVDSCNFNSPPCERAFPSKLAPFELGQNNPSVSKPISINQSDVTRSENIQASWNTPSPAQPPNPSPQHGPINGILPRRDSESSAFSEASSASAMSNIPPIDEQELSIATNNWNTVSILGKGGFGTVYKGTWKNTQVAIKRMENKGLAGANLIPMQQSMGELRILNAVRHDNILPLYGYSLGGNFPCLVYQFMPNGSLEDRLLCRQGTYPLNWEQRFNIARGTARGLQFLHTMGDKPLIHGDIKSANILLDKNFEPKIGDFGLAREGPQTQYTHIKVSRVLGTRPYLPDEYLRGKKISTKVDTYSFGIVLFELGTGLRAYDSHREHPYLRDQIENSGQTDLRDVKAGQVCVALYQPLMHLGWLCASTKAKDRPEMVKVLQDLDQLASGMEFYAGHSTPRPQLPVPPPTVMSPMRVPSPRLPARDKVVDVFTPTSREKEIQFFPPSPRDKVVPVLLPTPVRHVEPSVEYFAPTPMIPAPLLEVPSVLPAPLSVMNEPDIIPAFDQLAVSTGVCSIASGEMPNFNSLLNVESTSQTVDDHQNNNSSSDDSSESSSSETSGEIETNVRHSSNTTAQKKIFFFGPN, from the exons ATGGCCTCGGCCTCTCCAAAACCCAAATATATTTACGAATTGCCTTACATACCCCAACGTGATCTGGCTAACATTCTGGATGACAACAATCAATGGAAAGAACTTG GTGATTTCATGCAGTACAATGTTACAAGATTGAATGAGTTTGGCAGAAATACCCAATCACCCACAATGGCAATGTTTTCAGACTGGGGTCAGAAAAATCATACCATTGTCGAGCTTTTTGTCTTGCTCTCCAAAATGCAGCACTACAGGGCTCTTGAAATATTGATGCCATATG TCGATGAAAGATACCATGTCCTAGTAAGAAATGGAGAATTGAATCTGTCAAAATTACTGAAAACAGAACTTGGTGCTGCGGCAACTCCTGGAAACTACAGTGAATTGAGCACAGCCACACTAAGG AGTCCCAGTGGAGCAAAAGGATCTGTTGATTCATGTAATTTTAATTCTCCACCTTGTGAAAGAGCTTTCCCTTCAAAGCTAGCACCATTTGAATTGGGTCAAAACAATCCAAGTGTTAGTAAACCAATATCCATCAATCAAAGTGATGTGACTAGAAGTGAAAACATTCAAGCTTCGTGGAACACTCCTTCACCCGCACAACCCCCAAATCCATCACCCCAACACGGTCCTATTAACGGAATCCTTCCTAGAAGAGATTCAGAAAGCTCGG CATTTAGCGAAGCTTCATCTGCATCAGCCATGTCAAACATTCCGCCCATCGACGAGCAAGAATTGTCGATTGCAACCAACAATTGGAACACGGTTTCTATTCTTGGAAAAGGGGGTTTCGGTACAGTGTACAAGGGAACGTGGAAAAACACTCAAGTGGCCATCAAACGCATGGAgaat AAAGGCTTGGCCGGTGCCAACCTCATACCTATGCAGCAGTCGATGGGAGAACTTCGTATCTTGAATGCCGTCCGACACGATAACATCTTACCTTTGTACGGCTATTCACTGGGTGGCAATTTTCCCTGTTTGGTTTATCAATTTATGCCAAACGGATCGCTGGAAGATCGCCTTTTATGTCGGCAAGGGACCTATCCATTGAATTGGGAACAGCGCTTCAACATTGCCCGGGGGACAGCTCGTGGGCTTCAGTTCCTTCACACCATGGGAGACAAGCCATTAATTCATGGCGATATAAAAAGTGCCAATATTCTGTTAGACAAGAATTTCGAACCAAAGATTGGTGATTTCGGTTTAGCTAGGGAAGGCCCTCAAACTCAGTATACACACATTAAA GTCAGTCGTGTACTGGGAACGCGTCCCTATTTACCCGATGAATATTTGCGAGGCAAAAAGATTTCGACAAAGGTTGACACTTACAG CTTTGGGATAGTCTTGTTCGAGCTTGGCACTGGACTACGTGCGTACGACAGTCATAGAGAGCACCCTTATCTGCGAGACCAAATAGAGAACAGCGGGCAAACAGATTTGCGCGATGTGAAAGCCGGTCAAGTTTGCGTTGCGCTATACCAACCGCTCATGCATTTGGGTTGGTTGTGTGCTTCCACAAAAGCCAAAGACCGGCCTGAAATGGTCAAG GTTCTTCAAGATTTAGATCAATTGGCTTCTGGGATGGAGTTTTACGCTGGACACAGCACCCCACGACCTCAACTACCTGTTCCGCCCCCCACTGTTATGTCACCAATGCGTGTGCCTAGTCCTAGATTGCCAGCAAGAGATAAAGTGGTAGATGTCTTTACTCCAAcctcgagagagaaagagatacaGTTCTTTCCTCCGTCACCGAGAGATAAAGTGGTCCCTGTTTTACTCCCAACTCCTGTAAGACATGTGGAACCTTCAGTAGAATATTTTGCACCCACTCCAATGATTCCAGCGCCTCTATTAGAAGTTCCTTCCGTCCTTCCAGCGCCTCTCTCAGTGATGAACGAGCCTGATATCATCCCAGCGTTTGATCAACTGGCTGTATCAACGGGGGTTTGCAGTATCGCATCAGGAGAAATGCCCAACTTCAATTCGTTACTGAACGTGGAATCAACTTCTCAGACAGTGGACGATCATCAGAATAATAATAGTAGTTCCGATGATAGCTCGGAGTCGAGCAGTTCTGAAACCAGTGGCGAGATAGAGACCAATGTTCGTCACAGTAGTAATACGACTgctcaaaaaaagattttcttctttggtccTAATTAA
- the LOC124190994 gene encoding uncharacterized protein LOC124190994: MEPFSSLPSAMIFRVVCFAVSLSVAKAQHQWPYPSFQQQIQPPPQAHQPNGPFPPGFLPIGSNGLQPFDGFPYGNRPIYNGGPPQQMFPPPRMQLLRIQLVCESVPAQQPPIIRWVRRDSSTVASTAITIAEGANAVDPNKYTVNLENLSNGVIRSVLTIVRPEPDSSQAAYNCQSVSSATSTAESREVYVIGNRQFVNANMAYHAADTFTHITGNWQQRSAAGPATEAVKIVTPNPLYLNDLNQSGWEIYHEDETHEERNSPTHKSVQPSVVAGNHTSI, encoded by the exons ATGGAGCCCTTCAGTTCACTTCCTTCAGCCATGATCTTCCGCGTAGTTTGCTTCGCTGTGTCGCTCTCGGTAGCGAAAGCCCAACATCAGTGGCCCTATCCATCGTTCCAGCAGCAGATTCAGCCACCGCCACAGGCTCACCAACCCAATGGACCTTTTCCACCTGGTTTCCTGCCGATCGGATCCAACGGCCTCCAACCATTCGACGGATTTCCTTATGGAAACAG GCCGATTTACAATGGCGGACCTCCTCAGCAAATGTTTCCGCCTCCCCGGATGCAACTATTGCGAATTCAACTTGTCTGCGAATCCGTCCCCGCACAACAGCCACCT ATAATCCGTTGGGTCCGTCGGGACAGCTCGACAGTAGCCAGCACGGCAATTACCATTGCGGAAGGAGCCAACGCCGTCGACCCGAATAAGTACACCGTTAACTTGGAAAATCTATCAAATGGAGTCATTCGTTCTGTACTCACCATAGTCAGACCTGAGCCGGACTCTAGTcag GCGGCTTACAATTGTCAATCCGTTTCCTCTGCAACTTCAACGGCTGAAAGTCGTGAAGTTTACGTCATTGGTAACCGCCAATTCGTCAACGCCAACATGGCCTATCACGCTGCAGACACATTTACACACATCACTGGAAACTGGCAACAACGTTCGGCCGCTGGCCCTGCCACAGAGGCAGTTAAAATAGTGACGCCCAATCCACTTTACCTTAACGATCTGAATCAAAGTGGTTGGGAAATTTATCACGAAGATGAAACACACGAAGAACGCAACTCTCCGACACACAAATCAGTCCAGCCCTCTGTTGTTGCCGGCAATCACACTTCGATCTAG